In a genomic window of Mageeibacillus indolicus UPII9-5:
- the murD gene encoding UDP-N-acetylmuramoyl-L-alanine--D-glutamate ligase, whose amino-acid sequence MKAKTWSDLRDRYPRFIYESYELASGDDGLTITFKFSVPGLAEFTPRCVIPVAPERIKNKDAQMLHRLAFLLGMVELISYWKIACPPEVVVQAGKLNEAEVEFWRKLYFGGLGEFFYRNNCPADYDNFMYLHSVEVRENLPFFWTLSTYEAMNKLEEKNVREVLVPVGGGKDSAVSLAFLKAAGYRCHALAINANAAVLGTIEVAGLTEKTLISRQLDEKMLRLNEEGFLNGHTPFSAIVAFESLLAAYLYDIRDIALSNERSANEASIIGTKINHQYSKSGEFEREFQGYIEQQIGLPQRYFSLLRPLSEIAIAKHFAALAEFHPVFHSCNRGSKKGVWCGKCAKCLFVAIVLAPFIGAARVAELWGTDILNDEELLPELDELLGNTGCKPFECVGTIDEVKLALKLLAEQGDKSLAVRHFLGRTNWACDHSVYASSSYNNLLYTYIHDPELPVEYMKVLPVTYQIDRGTANKKIKTIVWENQPGEVTGTAANVSPVANRKSVAAGIDFRAPGHLVLGFGREGRAMLDFFIRVCPPDFAGRIGIANLTPLSEADMKYLQNLPFKVEVYVGKDYLSALAKYDICYKSPGISFKELTDSCLPTAKLPDYPNCRITCQADLFIRAFAAKIIGVTGTKGKSTTTSLIHSMLCRRGRAWLLGNIGRAPFTAIDEIASADDIALELSCHQLQYTSHSPHIAVLTNIYPEHLDHYRDYEEYIQAKFNILRYQKVSDWSILNGEQIDEMHKYLPQLPAKVILVLPNDVGAASNGEELNRELSARIDAYRKKCPGWNITALAFYDKPAKTAVRYMFLPSPEAGLNKFTVNLTGIIQALSGPAHACDLAMAITAVLITGLAVTEIKKGISDFAGLPHRCEAVKCSSKIKFFNDSISTIPETCLLAMQTLEKVDALIIGGLDRGIDYSGLEKSILNSKLKLLLCLPDTGWQIADRLLAEAASLGIKLPKMVKVKTVPEAVRLAATELQAGDVCLFSPAAASYNTFKDFAERGDVFKQAVRLNADSANVK is encoded by the coding sequence GTGAAAGCTAAAACTTGGTCTGATTTACGTGATAGATATCCACGGTTCATATATGAAAGCTACGAGCTGGCAAGTGGAGACGATGGCCTGACGATAACGTTTAAGTTCAGCGTGCCGGGCCTCGCTGAATTTACGCCGCGCTGTGTTATTCCGGTCGCGCCTGAGCGAATTAAGAATAAAGATGCTCAAATGTTGCATCGTTTGGCATTTTTATTGGGAATGGTTGAACTGATCAGTTACTGGAAGATCGCTTGCCCACCGGAAGTCGTGGTACAAGCCGGCAAACTGAATGAAGCTGAGGTGGAATTTTGGCGCAAGCTCTATTTTGGCGGCTTGGGAGAGTTTTTTTATCGTAATAACTGTCCGGCGGATTATGACAACTTTATGTATTTGCATTCCGTTGAAGTGCGGGAAAATTTGCCGTTTTTTTGGACATTATCCACGTATGAAGCGATGAATAAATTGGAAGAAAAAAATGTACGAGAGGTGCTGGTTCCGGTAGGTGGCGGTAAGGATTCAGCTGTAAGCCTCGCTTTCCTCAAAGCGGCAGGCTATCGTTGTCATGCTTTGGCTATTAATGCGAATGCAGCGGTTTTGGGGACGATCGAAGTCGCCGGTTTAACGGAAAAAACGCTTATAAGCCGGCAGCTGGATGAAAAAATGTTGAGGTTAAATGAGGAAGGTTTCCTAAATGGTCATACGCCCTTTTCGGCAATAGTGGCCTTTGAATCTTTGCTGGCAGCTTATTTGTATGATATCCGGGATATTGCCTTGTCCAATGAACGCTCAGCCAATGAAGCAAGTATAATCGGTACGAAAATCAATCACCAATATTCTAAATCAGGTGAGTTTGAGCGTGAATTTCAGGGTTATATCGAGCAACAGATCGGATTACCTCAGCGTTATTTCAGTTTACTGCGCCCTTTGAGTGAGATCGCTATCGCCAAGCATTTTGCTGCTCTGGCGGAATTCCATCCTGTTTTCCATTCGTGCAACCGCGGCAGCAAAAAAGGCGTTTGGTGCGGAAAATGCGCGAAATGCCTTTTTGTGGCGATTGTTTTGGCTCCGTTCATAGGTGCTGCCCGTGTCGCTGAACTTTGGGGGACGGATATTCTGAATGATGAAGAGTTGTTGCCGGAATTGGACGAATTGCTCGGGAACACCGGCTGCAAGCCGTTTGAATGTGTGGGTACGATTGATGAAGTTAAGCTTGCTTTGAAATTGCTGGCCGAACAGGGTGATAAATCTTTGGCGGTACGTCATTTCTTGGGCCGGACTAATTGGGCGTGTGACCACAGCGTGTATGCGTCGTCGTCCTACAATAATTTGCTGTATACTTATATCCATGATCCGGAATTACCGGTAGAATATATGAAAGTTTTGCCGGTGACATACCAAATTGACCGGGGAACGGCGAATAAAAAAATAAAAACGATAGTCTGGGAAAATCAGCCGGGTGAAGTAACCGGCACAGCCGCAAACGTAAGTCCGGTTGCTAATCGCAAGTCAGTTGCCGCAGGAATTGATTTTCGGGCTCCAGGGCATCTTGTTTTGGGATTCGGACGTGAGGGAAGGGCAATGCTTGACTTCTTTATCCGTGTCTGTCCGCCTGATTTTGCCGGCAGAATAGGTATAGCTAACCTGACTCCGCTCAGTGAAGCAGATATGAAGTATTTGCAAAATCTACCATTTAAGGTGGAAGTTTATGTCGGCAAAGACTATTTGTCCGCTTTGGCTAAATATGACATTTGCTATAAAAGCCCCGGTATAAGCTTCAAAGAACTCACCGACAGTTGCCTGCCGACAGCTAAATTGCCAGATTACCCGAATTGTAGGATTACCTGCCAGGCTGATCTTTTCATCCGCGCATTCGCAGCCAAAATAATTGGGGTCACAGGCACAAAGGGCAAATCTACCACGACTTCACTAATTCACAGTATGTTGTGCCGCCGCGGTCGGGCTTGGTTGCTGGGTAATATCGGACGCGCACCGTTTACGGCAATAGATGAAATTGCTTCAGCAGATGATATTGCGCTTGAGCTTTCATGTCATCAACTGCAATATACGAGTCATAGTCCGCATATTGCGGTGTTGACCAATATTTATCCGGAACATTTGGATCATTATCGTGATTATGAAGAGTATATCCAGGCGAAGTTTAATATTCTGCGCTACCAAAAGGTGTCGGACTGGTCGATATTAAACGGCGAACAAATTGATGAAATGCATAAATATTTGCCGCAGTTGCCGGCGAAAGTTATTTTGGTTTTACCAAATGATGTAGGTGCAGCTTCAAACGGTGAAGAACTGAACCGGGAATTAAGCGCAAGGATCGACGCCTACCGAAAAAAGTGTCCTGGTTGGAATATTACAGCTTTGGCATTTTACGACAAACCGGCGAAAACGGCCGTGCGATATATGTTCCTGCCGTCGCCCGAAGCGGGATTGAATAAATTCACTGTAAATTTGACCGGAATCATTCAGGCTTTGTCCGGACCGGCTCATGCCTGTGATTTAGCCATGGCGATAACGGCTGTATTGATTACCGGATTGGCAGTTACCGAAATAAAAAAAGGAATAAGCGACTTTGCCGGTTTGCCGCATCGTTGTGAAGCGGTGAAGTGCTCGAGCAAAATAAAATTTTTCAATGATTCTATTTCTACTATACCGGAAACTTGCCTTTTGGCGATGCAGACTTTGGAAAAAGTTGACGCATTGATTATCGGTGGATTGGATCGCGGCATTGATTATTCCGGCTTGGAAAAAAGCATTTTGAACTCCAAGCTTAAGCTGTTGCTTTGCTTGCCAGATACCGGCTGGCAAATCGCCGATCGACTGCTTGCTGAGGCCGCGTCATTGGGGATTAAATTGCCGAAGATGGTAAAGGTGAAAACAGTACCGGAAGCGGTGCGGCTGGCGGCTACTGAGTTGCAGGCGGGGGATGTGTGTTTGTTTTCTCCGGCCGCAGCGAGTTATAACACCTTCAAAGACTTCGCTGAACGCGGCGATGTATTCAAACAGGCGGTGCGGCTGAACGCCGACTCAGCCAATGTGAAATAA
- a CDS encoding queuosine precursor transporter, whose product MTNELLLIFSLVFIYGGVLVAYKLFGRVGLFCFTAIAAILANVEVAMLIEGFGMVQTLGNVLFASSFLVTDILSENYGKKDAQVAVNIGIFTSVIFIVLAQSWLLYHPIPDHAPSAAFPLVFGNTPRILGASFFVYAVSQRFDVFLYHKWWDISSKWKNDRRPYLWLRNNGSTLFSQLLNTVMFNVLAFAGTESWGTVLSIIISCYVIFIFTSLLDTPVVYIARRIKPRMDAPVKQEK is encoded by the coding sequence ATGACAAATGAATTACTTCTTATTTTCTCATTGGTTTTTATTTATGGGGGAGTTTTGGTCGCCTATAAATTATTTGGCCGAGTTGGACTTTTTTGTTTTACCGCCATCGCGGCTATTCTTGCCAATGTTGAAGTTGCGATGTTGATTGAAGGTTTCGGTATGGTACAAACTTTGGGCAACGTCCTGTTTGCGTCTAGCTTCTTGGTGACGGATATTTTAAGCGAAAATTATGGCAAAAAAGATGCTCAAGTGGCCGTTAACATCGGAATTTTCACGTCCGTTATCTTTATTGTTTTAGCGCAATCCTGGTTGCTCTATCATCCAATTCCTGATCATGCGCCTAGTGCTGCTTTCCCATTGGTCTTCGGTAATACGCCGCGTATTTTGGGTGCCAGCTTCTTTGTTTATGCTGTTTCTCAGCGGTTTGACGTTTTTCTTTATCACAAATGGTGGGACATAAGCAGCAAATGGAAAAATGACCGCCGTCCGTATTTGTGGCTGCGCAACAACGGCTCAACTTTGTTTTCTCAGTTGCTCAACACGGTTATGTTCAATGTTTTGGCATTTGCCGGTACCGAGTCATGGGGGACTGTTCTCAGCATTATAATTTCCTGCTATGTCATCTTTATCTTTACTAGCTTGTTAGATACGCCTGTTGTTTACATTGCGCGCCGCATAAAGCCGCGTATGGATGCTCCGGTCAAGCAAGAGAAGTAA
- the rlmN gene encoding 23S rRNA (adenine(2503)-C(2))-methyltransferase RlmN: protein MEQKPFIYDATTADLTAFCRANDVPLYRVKQVEAWLARGINSPDDLTDISKSLREKLASEFNFAGLVAERNIKSQLDATEKFVFRLADGQCVESVFMQYRTGNSVCLSTQAGCRMGCTFCASTGIGFGRNLTAGELTAQVALIGRHRAERISHVVLMGIGEPLENYEEVVKFIRTVNNPQGLNISMRHITLSTCGLVDEIKKLAHENLPINLAISLHAPNDVLRSQLMPIAKRYPLAQLIPAASYYAKQTGRRITFEYALFADVNDRLQEAAELSKLLHGLLCHVNLIPANEFPGSLYHRSSKTSTKNFLDYLTAHGITATVRRELGSDIAAACGQLRRRRGGGE from the coding sequence ATGGAGCAAAAGCCATTCATATATGATGCAACGACTGCTGATTTGACAGCCTTTTGCCGAGCCAATGATGTCCCACTTTACCGTGTAAAACAGGTGGAGGCATGGTTGGCTCGCGGCATTAACAGCCCCGATGACCTTACTGACATATCTAAGAGCTTACGCGAGAAACTGGCATCCGAGTTTAACTTTGCCGGACTTGTTGCTGAACGGAATATTAAATCTCAGTTGGATGCAACCGAAAAGTTTGTTTTTCGCTTAGCCGATGGACAGTGCGTGGAGAGCGTTTTCATGCAATATAGGACTGGCAATTCTGTCTGTTTGTCTACCCAGGCCGGCTGCCGTATGGGTTGCACATTTTGTGCTTCTACCGGTATTGGCTTTGGACGAAATCTTACCGCCGGCGAATTGACTGCTCAAGTGGCTTTGATAGGTCGCCATCGTGCTGAGCGCATAAGTCATGTCGTTCTGATGGGGATCGGTGAGCCTTTAGAGAATTATGAGGAAGTAGTAAAATTCATTCGGACCGTCAATAATCCGCAAGGATTAAATATAAGCATGCGCCACATTACCTTGAGCACATGCGGTTTGGTTGATGAAATCAAAAAATTGGCTCACGAGAATTTGCCGATAAATTTAGCGATATCTCTGCACGCCCCGAATGATGTGTTGCGATCTCAGCTTATGCCGATTGCCAAGCGTTACCCGTTGGCACAATTGATCCCTGCGGCCTCGTATTACGCTAAACAAACCGGCAGGAGAATAACTTTCGAATATGCCCTTTTCGCCGATGTCAATGATCGATTACAGGAAGCTGCGGAGCTGTCCAAGCTTTTGCACGGCCTCCTGTGCCATGTAAACCTTATTCCGGCCAACGAATTTCCTGGCAGTCTTTATCACCGCAGCTCCAAAACTTCCACTAAAAATTTCTTAGATTATCTGACCGCGCACGGCATTACAGCGACGGTCCGGCGCGAGCTGGGCAGTGATATTGCGGCTGCTTGCGGCCAATTGCGGCGTCGGCGAGGTGGCGGAGAATGA
- a CDS encoding Stp1/IreP family PP2C-type Ser/Thr phosphatase has protein sequence MSVLFAGKSDCGLIRKNNEDSFVIIPDLAGGSGVVLADGMGGHNKGELASSVAATYAAGSLRKEINSHLSPREMGEILAEIAERANVKVYLESLLSPQNTGMGTTLTIGLVMDDLLIISHVGDCRVYRKHKSKLQVLTTDHTLTNALLRRGEITQEQALHHSGRHIITRALGVAEYISADVYVYKLSLGDRLMFCTDGLYGYATDQEIYEILSNSTDPTSCAQNLIDQANQNGGGDNVTVVVGFI, from the coding sequence ATGAGTGTGCTTTTTGCTGGCAAATCCGATTGCGGCTTGATACGTAAAAATAATGAAGATTCTTTCGTGATTATTCCCGATTTAGCAGGCGGATCAGGAGTTGTTTTGGCTGACGGAATGGGCGGACACAACAAAGGTGAGCTAGCTTCATCGGTTGCCGCTACGTATGCGGCAGGCAGCTTACGCAAAGAAATCAATTCGCATTTATCGCCGCGAGAAATGGGGGAGATTTTGGCAGAAATTGCCGAACGTGCCAACGTCAAAGTTTATCTCGAATCCCTTCTTTCACCTCAGAATACAGGAATGGGAACAACTTTGACGATAGGTCTGGTAATGGACGATCTGCTGATTATCAGCCATGTGGGCGACTGTCGCGTTTATCGCAAACATAAGAGTAAGTTACAAGTTTTAACCACTGATCATACGCTGACCAATGCGCTGTTGCGTCGCGGTGAAATCACGCAGGAACAGGCTTTGCACCATTCCGGGAGGCATATTATTACTAGGGCTTTAGGGGTTGCCGAATATATTTCAGCTGATGTTTATGTGTATAAACTCAGTTTAGGTGACCGATTGATGTTCTGTACGGATGGGCTGTATGGCTATGCTACAGATCAGGAAATATATGAAATACTATCTAATTCAACGGATCCGACGAGCTGCGCCCAAAACCTTATCGACCAAGCCAATCAAAACGGCGGCGGCGACAATGTTACTGTGGTGGTAGGCTTTATTTAA
- the pknB gene encoding Stk1 family PASTA domain-containing Ser/Thr kinase, with product MEKNQNDNLIGMELAQRFKIIRLIGQGGMANVYLATDMQNQARVAVKILKPELLDDEELVHRFDIEAKAASSLSHPNIVKVYGVGEENEIRYMVMQYVEGMTLKEMIDRYGKLDWRVAVPICLQVVAALQNAHAHGIVHRDIKPHNIMITRDHRALVTDFGIARASTANTITLSGGSAMGSVHYFSPEQARGGIVGAKSDLYSLGIMMYEMVTGQLPFDGDTNVAVAIMHLQNEAVPPIKLNPSLPLGLSNIIMKCMRKLPTERYESAEELGQELARFQQNPGGTYGIVHPDPKQAEKTTVMPSSYTNGNAFNKVRNLERSIYERRKKRRRESIIVAMVSLLCITLIIAFFVYALSGLANNLKTGSSEERGTPLGNYVNRRFDEVSDELNRLKVPYSTKQEYSDTKPEGVIIAQNLPEGKLIKQITLNTLQLTVSKGTSEFALEDYAGRSVIEVENYLRGERKLNVQIESIADDKVPQDHIIKTDPGPNAKVKPGYTVKLYVSSGQKLITVPKLSGLKLKDAEALLEKEGLSLGDIKGYDESDDADDYVVVGQDPAPSVDVAKGTPVTLEAAKARARETESDDSHSGGSSNDFFNRIPEP from the coding sequence GTGGAAAAAAATCAAAATGACAACTTAATCGGTATGGAGTTGGCGCAGAGATTTAAAATTATTCGCTTAATTGGGCAGGGCGGCATGGCTAATGTCTATTTAGCAACTGATATGCAAAATCAAGCTCGTGTAGCCGTAAAAATATTGAAACCTGAGTTGTTGGACGATGAAGAATTGGTGCATCGTTTTGATATTGAAGCAAAAGCTGCATCAAGCTTGAGCCACCCTAATATTGTTAAAGTTTACGGCGTCGGCGAGGAGAATGAGATCCGCTATATGGTCATGCAATATGTTGAGGGCATGACATTAAAAGAAATGATCGACCGATACGGTAAGTTGGATTGGCGGGTAGCAGTGCCGATCTGCCTTCAAGTGGTGGCGGCTCTGCAAAATGCTCATGCCCACGGTATCGTACATCGTGATATTAAACCGCATAATATAATGATTACCCGCGATCATCGTGCTTTAGTCACCGACTTCGGGATAGCTCGTGCATCGACGGCAAATACGATAACTTTATCTGGCGGCAGCGCAATGGGTTCGGTGCATTATTTCTCTCCGGAGCAGGCGCGCGGTGGCATTGTCGGCGCAAAAAGTGATTTGTATTCCTTAGGCATAATGATGTACGAAATGGTTACCGGCCAGCTGCCGTTCGACGGCGACACCAATGTGGCGGTTGCTATAATGCATCTGCAGAATGAGGCTGTTCCGCCGATCAAGTTAAATCCGTCTTTGCCGCTTGGTTTGAGCAACATTATTATGAAATGTATGCGTAAATTGCCCACCGAACGCTATGAGTCAGCGGAAGAACTGGGGCAGGAACTGGCAAGATTTCAACAAAATCCCGGCGGAACCTACGGCATAGTTCATCCGGATCCCAAACAGGCGGAAAAGACCACCGTTATGCCCAGCAGCTACACCAATGGCAACGCTTTTAACAAGGTGCGCAATTTGGAGAGGTCAATATATGAACGCCGCAAAAAAAGAAGGCGAGAGTCCATTATAGTCGCAATGGTTTCTTTGTTGTGCATAACTTTAATTATCGCCTTTTTCGTCTACGCTTTGAGCGGCTTAGCAAATAATTTAAAAACGGGTTCGTCGGAGGAACGGGGCACCCCGCTAGGCAATTATGTCAATCGGCGTTTTGACGAGGTAAGTGATGAGCTTAATCGGTTAAAAGTGCCTTATTCCACGAAGCAGGAATATTCTGATACCAAGCCGGAAGGGGTTATCATTGCACAGAATCTGCCGGAAGGCAAATTGATTAAGCAGATAACTTTGAATACGTTACAACTGACTGTAAGCAAGGGAACCAGTGAGTTCGCGTTGGAAGACTATGCCGGCCGAAGCGTTATTGAAGTCGAGAACTATCTGCGCGGCGAGAGAAAGTTGAACGTTCAAATCGAATCGATAGCGGATGATAAAGTTCCGCAGGACCATATAATTAAAACTGATCCTGGCCCGAATGCTAAAGTAAAACCGGGTTATACGGTGAAACTTTACGTAAGTAGCGGACAAAAACTGATTACCGTCCCTAAACTCAGTGGCTTAAAGTTAAAGGACGCGGAGGCTCTCTTAGAAAAAGAAGGGCTGAGTTTGGGCGATATCAAGGGTTATGACGAAAGTGATGATGCAGATGACTACGTCGTAGTCGGGCAGGATCCGGCACCGTCCGTAGATGTTGCTAAGGGTACTCCGGTAACGTTGGAAGCAGCTAAGGCTCGTGCCCGCGAGACTGAATCGGACGATTCCCACAGCGGCGGGAGCTCGAATGATTTTTTCAATCGCATTCCGGAGCCGTAA
- the rsgA gene encoding ribosome small subunit-dependent GTPase A, whose translation MVKVSGTVVKAVGGLYTVAEGPQTGCRQEDCRQEDRPKEVQDAEPRLYMAKPRGIFRKNKLRLLPGDRVSLVESGDPDCPYSIYAVEARKNIMIRPPLVNLDSIIIVVALTDPAPDWYFVDKMLIIAALNGLKAIIYFSKSDLFYRLPVADREATQREIEAYQAAGFTCVISATEDKVADESAYENGRAGGYESSCRDKLFPFIAGRMVALSGQSGVGKSTLINKLLDAEKMSTGKVSSKLGRGRHTTRHVEFFPCLNGYIADTPGFSSLDLAEIGVEENQILPAYPELHSNEICRFAGCRHLNEPGCEVLRLVTETPMLKARYDRYSFFRRLLLSHKTAYGKDRLRPRL comes from the coding sequence ATGGTGAAAGTATCTGGCACGGTAGTAAAAGCGGTTGGCGGTTTGTACACGGTTGCTGAAGGGCCGCAAACTGGTTGCCGACAAGAAGACTGCCGGCAAGAAGACCGACCGAAGGAGGTTCAGGACGCTGAACCCAGGCTTTACATGGCTAAACCGCGGGGAATATTCCGCAAAAACAAATTGCGCCTGCTCCCTGGAGATCGGGTCAGCTTGGTTGAGTCGGGCGATCCGGATTGCCCGTATAGCATTTATGCAGTTGAGGCCAGAAAGAATATTATGATTCGTCCACCGCTGGTTAATCTGGACAGTATAATTATTGTTGTTGCCTTGACTGACCCGGCACCTGACTGGTACTTCGTTGATAAGATGCTGATTATAGCAGCCTTAAATGGGCTCAAAGCAATAATATATTTTAGTAAAAGCGATTTGTTTTATCGTTTGCCAGTTGCCGACAGAGAAGCGACGCAGCGTGAAATAGAGGCTTATCAAGCGGCAGGCTTCACCTGCGTTATTTCAGCAACCGAAGATAAGGTAGCTGATGAAAGTGCTTACGAAAATGGAAGGGCAGGCGGTTACGAAAGCTCTTGCCGTGACAAGCTGTTTCCCTTTATCGCGGGACGCATGGTTGCGTTATCAGGTCAATCTGGAGTAGGCAAGTCTACATTAATTAATAAGCTTTTGGATGCAGAAAAAATGTCTACCGGAAAAGTCAGCAGCAAGCTTGGCAGAGGTCGTCATACAACTCGGCACGTGGAATTTTTCCCATGCCTTAACGGTTATATAGCTGATACGCCGGGCTTTTCTTCTTTGGATTTAGCTGAAATCGGGGTGGAAGAAAACCAAATTTTGCCGGCCTATCCAGAACTGCATTCAAACGAAATTTGCCGGTTTGCCGGTTGTCGACATTTAAACGAACCGGGGTGCGAGGTGCTGAGATTGGTGACTGAGACACCGATGTTAAAGGCACGTTATGACAGATATAGTTTTTTTCGCCGCCTTTTGCTCAGCCACAAGACTGCTTATGGCAAAGATCGTTTACGGCCCAGACTATAG
- the rpe gene encoding ribulose-phosphate 3-epimerase, protein MLPSFNITRGQAQFCPSILSADFAKLGTVIQQLDGVAHWIHVDIMDGHFVPNLTFGVPIVKAIRAYSQLPFDCHLMVTDPMDYIEGLSAAGADGMTVHLEACPHLHRVVQAIKSAGMSAGVALNPATPVSLLTDILPDLDLVLLMSVNPGFGGQKFIPQVMRKIKNLRSMIDREGLNVHIEVDGGIGLANIDAVYRAGADAMVAGSAVFGALDPTEVLREFAALCPLKSFAVDCQAASGK, encoded by the coding sequence ATGCTACCGAGTTTTAATATTACCCGAGGACAGGCTCAGTTCTGCCCGTCAATACTTTCGGCTGACTTCGCCAAGCTAGGAACGGTAATTCAGCAGCTGGACGGAGTTGCTCATTGGATCCATGTAGATATAATGGACGGCCATTTTGTGCCTAATTTAACGTTTGGCGTACCGATAGTAAAAGCGATTCGAGCCTACAGCCAGCTGCCATTTGATTGCCATTTGATGGTTACTGATCCTATGGACTATATAGAAGGCTTGTCAGCTGCGGGGGCCGACGGCATGACTGTACATTTAGAAGCTTGCCCCCATTTACATCGTGTCGTGCAGGCAATAAAATCAGCCGGAATGTCAGCTGGAGTAGCTCTAAATCCAGCTACCCCGGTGAGTCTATTGACGGATATTTTGCCCGATTTAGATTTGGTTCTTCTTATGTCGGTTAATCCTGGCTTTGGAGGCCAAAAGTTCATCCCTCAGGTAATGCGCAAGATAAAAAATTTGCGTAGTATGATCGACAGGGAAGGTTTGAACGTGCACATTGAAGTTGACGGCGGTATAGGTCTTGCCAATATTGACGCAGTGTACAGGGCTGGAGCTGATGCAATGGTTGCCGGCAGCGCGGTTTTTGGAGCTTTGGATCCGACCGAGGTCTTGCGCGAATTTGCCGCCCTTTGTCCATTGAAAAGTTTTGCAGTCGATTGCCAAGCGGCTTCCGGTAAATAG
- a CDS encoding thiamine diphosphokinase gives MAKYLIFLSGNFFFSRAMQFMLKERNLSSATIYAADGGAVHALTMGLLPESVFGDFDSLSPALQNTLTQKHIPCLRFPRAKDLTDGEIAVQAVKWQPNDEAWLIGALSENRPDHQQGNMALATRLASLGVKVILTDGKTFIFRLSGKSEMRLDWSRDLLGKPDIVSLLSPDFAENVTSSGLAYPLCGVTIKSTDVFALSNCPCHTAQSFHVQVASGRLDVYVLYTDGLETTVIPNE, from the coding sequence ATGGCCAAATATTTGATTTTCTTGAGCGGCAACTTTTTTTTCAGCCGGGCAATGCAGTTCATGCTAAAGGAGAGGAATTTAAGTTCTGCAACCATATATGCTGCTGATGGTGGTGCCGTCCACGCTTTGACCATGGGCTTGCTGCCTGAAAGTGTCTTCGGGGATTTCGACTCATTGTCGCCGGCCTTGCAGAATACCTTGACGCAAAAGCATATACCATGTTTACGTTTTCCGCGAGCAAAAGATCTTACCGACGGCGAAATCGCGGTACAGGCGGTCAAGTGGCAGCCGAACGATGAAGCTTGGTTAATCGGGGCTTTGAGCGAAAATCGGCCGGATCATCAACAAGGCAATATGGCATTGGCGACAAGACTCGCTAGCTTGGGCGTTAAAGTAATTTTAACTGACGGAAAAACCTTTATTTTTCGTCTCTCCGGCAAAAGTGAAATGAGGCTAGATTGGAGTCGCGATTTGCTTGGCAAGCCTGACATCGTTTCGTTATTGTCACCGGATTTTGCTGAAAATGTTACAAGTAGTGGGTTGGCATACCCGTTGTGTGGTGTTACGATAAAGAGCACAGATGTATTTGCACTAAGTAATTGTCCGTGCCATACTGCGCAGAGCTTTCACGTGCAGGTGGCTTCGGGTCGTTTAGACGTATATGTATTATATACGGACGGCTTGGAAACAACAGTTATTCCTAATGAATAG